One part of the Muntiacus reevesi chromosome 20, mMunRee1.1, whole genome shotgun sequence genome encodes these proteins:
- the PPP1R3G gene encoding protein phosphatase 1 regulatory subunit 3G, which produces MEPRGVLLSAEAPGLSPPEEPRAAGEPPAAGGPRTEGGVDGGCAAAAPGPDAERGSSQEPASAREQEARLEKRRRARSFSLPADPILQAAQFLQQREPPAPGAEGGEAAEDAPLGPGDCCAKCKKRVQFADALGLSLARVKHFSEAEEPQVPPAVFSRLRSFPARAEDLERLPELLAAVVAAPPRAPPPPRLQPLFELPGPSAAAARLRRQRVCLERVQCAAPGGAEVTGSGRVLGCPGPRVVAVRYTFTEWRSFLDVPAELRPEPGKPLPRDAPSGEPGDAEEEEEPGAERFHFALSLPPGLLPKEGEDADAPGLAVHFAICYRCAQGEYWDNNAGANYTLRSGRPADAL; this is translated from the coding sequence ATGGAGCCCCGGGGGGTGCTGCTAAGTGCGGAGGCGCCGGGACTCTCGCCCCCGGAAGAGCCCCGGGCAGCCGGGGAGCCGCCCGCCGCGGGAGGGCCCCGCACGGAGGGCGGCGTGGATGGCGGCTGCGCGGCGGCGGCCCCGGGCCCCGACGCCGAGCGCGGGTCCTCGCAGGAGCCGGCCAGCGCCCGGGAGCAGGAGGCGCGGCTGGAGAAACGCCGCCGCGCGCGCTCCTTCTCGCTGCCCGCCGACCCGATCCTGCAGGCGGCTCAGTTCCTGCAGCAGCGCGAGCCGCCTGCCCCGGGCGCGGAGGGCGGCGAGGCGGCCGAGGACGCGCCGCTTGGCCCGGGCGACTGCTGCGCCAAGTGCAAGAAGCGGGTGCAGTTCGCGGACGCGCTGGGGCTGAGCCTGGCCCGCGTGAAGCACTTCAGCGAGGCCGAGGAGCCGCAGGTGCCGCCCGCCGTGTTCTCACGCCTGCGCAGCTTCCCGGCGCGCGCCGAGGACCTGGAGCGGCTCCCGGAACTGCTGGCCGCGGTGGTGGCCGCGCCCCcccgcgcgccgccgccgccccggctGCAGCCCCTCTTCGAGCTGCCCGGGCCGAGCGCCGCGGCCGCGCGCCTGCGGAGACAGCGCGTGTGCCTGGAGCGCGTGCAGTGCGCGGCGCCCGGCGGCGCGGAGGTGACCGGCTCGGGCCGGGTGTTGGGCTGCCCCGGGCCGCGCGTCGTGGCCGTGCGCTACACCTTCACCGAGTGGCGCTCCTTCCTGGACGTGCCGGCCGAGCTGCGGCCCGAGCCGGGGAAGCCTCTGCCGCGGGACGCGCCGTCGGGGGAGCCCGGGGAcgccgaggaggaggaggagcccggCGCCGAGCGCTTCCACTTCGCGCTGTCCCTGCCCCCGGGCCTGCTGCCCAAGGAGGGGGAGGACGCGGACGCGCCGGGGCTCGCCGTCCACTTCGCCATCTGCTACCGCTGCGCCCAGGGCGAGTACTGGGATAACAACGCGGGGGCCAACTACACGCTGCGCTCGGGGCGCCCGGCCGACGCGCTGTGA